In the Paenibacillus sp. J23TS9 genome, TGTTAGCGCACTTGGTCTTTAAAATTTTCTTGTACCACCATTATTAGATTACCTTCCGAATCTCTTATTGTTAAAAAAGAAATATCCGGAAATCGTTCTATATCGCCAAAAATCTCTACATTATTATTTATTAGAAATTCATAAGACTTCTCTATATCATCTGTTGAGAAGGAAAATAACGGGTGTTCTGATGGCTGAAATGTTTCGGATCTATGAGAGTCCAGTAATAAAATTAGATTGTCTAATTTCATTGAATAAATCTTTTCCTCAGGTTCTAATACAACAGAGTCTCCTAATAGTTTCGCGTACCAATATGCAGCTCTTTTCATGTCATGAACTTGTATAAAAATTGAACCGATCATAGGTTCGATAGGGTTTCGATTATTTTCCATCTTTACCTCCCGTTAAATATGCCGATAAGGCCAGATTATTAATTCCTTTTCGATCAAGTCCATAATCTCTTTATATCAATTAATTCTTCATCATTGAATTCCATCCTGTAAACATCCGGCTTTGAGGTTTTCATTAAGAATTCATATCCGTATTGACTATCGAAATACCCCATCATTATAGTCATGACTGCACCATGAGTTCCTAATACAATTTTATGACCTTTAAATTCCTTTAATATATTTTTCAAAGCTGCTACAGACCGTATTTGACAATCCGATTTCGATTCTCCTCCGTTTAACGAAAAATCCGGATCGGTAAACATTAACTCTACGATTGGATATACTTCCTTATCCGGCAATATCTTATCTTCATTTGAAAATATTATTTCTTTAAGGTCTTCATATACTAAAATCTCTTTGCCTGAAAAGTTAGCTAATTTCTCTATTGTCAAAACAGCACGGCTATAGGGGCTCGAAATGAATGTGTCCACTCCTTCATCCTTCAATAATTCAGTAATTTTATGAGCATCAATCTTGCCTTTCTCTGTTAAACCACGCGTTCTTTCGTTCCCTTCAATTTTTGGCGATTCGCCATGTCTGACCATATAAATATATGTTTTCATAATATCCCCTCTGTCAGCACTTGAATCCATCTATAATTTCATTAATTTGTTTAATATGTCTTTGTTCATGTATGTACAGTGATCTCACCCATTCAATTAATAACATTTCTTTAAAGACGGGGTGGATAAAATGTCTTCTACTCAGCACTGATGGGTCTTCTAATGTGTTTAATAATCCATTTAACTTCTCTCTTGAATTGTTCAGTTGTTCGACAATTTCTTCTTTTTCTAGAATTTCATCTGTTGGTTTAGCAATGTCAGGAGCTTCTAACTTTTTACTCCTATCAAGTAGAAATTCTAAGGGTTTATTTTCTATGAATGAATCTTCTGAGCTCCTTAATCCTTTCCTTATGGCTACGACATATAATTCCTCTGTCTTAGCTAGGTGTTGACATACCTGGCTGATACTCCAGCTGGAGTCTTTACGTTTGTTTAACTGATCTCCATTCAATCCATTAAGAATTCCTAATAATTCATCTCTTGTTTCTTTTAACTTTCGATTGATTTCTTGAAGTTCCATGGAAAACTCCCTTTCTTTTATTTTATGGGTTCTGAAATACCTGAATAGGTCCATGCCACTTCTCATCGTCTACTATCATCTCAGTATATTCTCCGGCCGTGTAATCATTAATTACTTTATTCCAGAATGTATTCGCCGGGGTATTCTTTGTTGTTTGTCGTACTTCCCAAGTTCCCTTAAACTCATTAAAAATCTTATGAGCTGCTTGTTTGCCATAGCCTTTATTTCTAAATTTTCGCATTATAAAAAAATCACTTATTACATTAGTCTCCTCTGCCGTACTCACTTTCACAAATTCTTTCGGAACATTGGATAGAACTAAAGCTAAACCTGCTAATTCACCATCCACTTTCAAAAAGTATGGGTGTCGGTAATGATCCGTCCACTGATGATCTAAATATTTGTAAAGATAAACACCATGATTGTTCAACACATGATCATCAAACTCACTTGAATCATATCTATAAAATTGGATTAAATGATTTAAAACGACCTTATCTTCATAAGGAACTTTAATGATTTCAAGCATTCTTATCTCTCCTATGCAAATCCACTAATTAATTATTTTCAGAACTATATTCATCCTTCAGAAGACCATATTGCACAAGATCCTCATATTCGCCCCATTTTTTAACATGCTGCCTTAGTAATCCTTCATATTTCATTCCTGTTTTTTCCATAACCTTTCCCGATGCAGGATTCTTCCCTAGATGACGGGCATGTATACGGTTTAGTTTCATTTCTTCAAATGCATATTTTACGATTCCTTTTGCTGCTTCCGTACAATAACCGTTATTCATATACTCTCTTCCAATCCAATATGCCAGTTCTCCATGATCAAACATCTTATTAAATCCAATACTTATCGTGCCGATTAAATACTTTTCTTCTTGATGCACAATAGCTAATGTAAGAGAACGATCTTCATTAAAATTATCCACATGTGTTTTTATCCATTCTTCAGCCATCCCATCCCCATATGGATGCGGGATATTTAATGTCATTTCAGCAATATATTTATCACCTGCTAATTGTTGAACTACCGCTGCATCATCTATACTGAAAGGTCTTAATATTAATCTTTCTAATTGGATTGTCGGCAATTTTTTCATATACGATCTCCCCTTATCTTAAAATTGAGCTTGTTTTTTCACACCTCTGTTTTTATTACCTCCAGTCATCGAAATGCCTTTCAAGAAATCCGACCTCTTTAACGTAATGAGCTAAATGGCCTTCTTCCACTAGTTTTATAAACGCAGGGTCTCCGGATGCAGCACGGTCCGATAACGTGGTGCACATGAAGTTAATACGGGAAATAACCCACTCCTTAAGATCCTTTGGCACATCTATTCCGTAAGAATTAAAAAAAATCTCTATACGTCTTTTTCGTATAGATGCATGATGCTCTTTATGATATTGAACAACGACTCGATCTCCTTCACCCGGTGAAAACCCTGCAAGCGGAACAGATGTATACAAAGTGTAAACAATATCCCATATACGGGGCCCTGGCCCTGCCATGTCAAAATCAATAATCCCTACAGGAAGCTTGTCTTTAAACACAACATTATACAATGCAGCATCGTTATGGCATACGACTTCATGTAAAGACGTCATTGGATAATCATTTATAGACTTCGTGGATGTCGTAAAGCCTACAGTTGCATCGTGATAGCTTCTTAAGAGCTTGGCAAGTTCAGCTAACGCCTCATCTGACCACATATATCCTTCATTTTCAGGGTAATTATTCCCGGGAACAACGCCCTCAAGATAAGAAAGGATTTCTCTCCCCTTCTCATCTAATCCCAAATATCTGGGGGAGTAGGGATAGCCCACCTTTTCAAGGTGTTTAAGCAATTCATACACATAAGGATTTGGCTTCGCTTCACGGCGAACGGTTCCCCCTACTTTTACGACTTCATTAATATTTCCTCCGGTCAGGACTTCCTCGTATTCTGACAAATTTCTTCCCCCTTATGATTCACTACATCTCCATGCGCTGATTTTATATAGCATACAAATGTTCACGACAAACGTCCACCATAGATAGTCAAATCTTAGGTGGACGTCTGTGTTGGTGAGCCATTCAATTTCCCTCTTTTGACCTCTTCGATTATTCCAACAAGAGATCTGTCACTTTAATATCTCTGATGCTATTAATGATAGTATCCGCTCTTGATAAATCCTGATTTCCTGAATTTGGATTAATAAAGCCGATACATTTCATTCCTGCAGATTTCGCTGCTTGAATACCATGTTTAGAATCTTCAAGTACCCAACATTCGCTTGGCTTAATATTCAATTGATTTGAGGCTTCAAGATAAATGTCAGGAGCTGGTTTGCCTTTCGCCACTTCTTCACCACTAACAATGCTATCAAAATATTCAAAAAAGTTATACTTTCTCAGAACCTCATGGATAAAAGAAATTGGTGACGATGAAGCGAGTCCGATAGAGATATTGTTTTGCTTTAAATCAAAGATTAACTCTTGAATTCCCTCAATCGGTGCCAGATCAATGGATCTAATCAATTCAATTTTTAATTTGAGTTGGTATTCAATAATCTCAGATACAGATTGGGGGAGACTGTAATCCTGTTTTAAAACACTCCACATTTCCGGATTAGTCATTCCTACAAATCTTTCAAGTTCATGCGGAGTAATTGTCACTCCAAAATACTTCATGGTTTCAACGTCAATTTCAAAATGGATCGGTTCACTATCTATAATGA is a window encoding:
- a CDS encoding GNAT family N-acetyltransferase; translation: MKKLPTIQLERLILRPFSIDDAAVVQQLAGDKYIAEMTLNIPHPYGDGMAEEWIKTHVDNFNEDRSLTLAIVHQEEKYLIGTISIGFNKMFDHGELAYWIGREYMNNGYCTEAAKGIVKYAFEEMKLNRIHARHLGKNPASGKVMEKTGMKYEGLLRQHVKKWGEYEDLVQYGLLKDEYSSENN
- a CDS encoding aminoglycoside phosphotransferase family protein; the encoded protein is MSEYEEVLTGGNINEVVKVGGTVRREAKPNPYVYELLKHLEKVGYPYSPRYLGLDEKGREILSYLEGVVPGNNYPENEGYMWSDEALAELAKLLRSYHDATVGFTTSTKSINDYPMTSLHEVVCHNDAALYNVVFKDKLPVGIIDFDMAGPGPRIWDIVYTLYTSVPLAGFSPGEGDRVVVQYHKEHHASIRKRRIEIFFNSYGIDVPKDLKEWVISRINFMCTTLSDRAASGDPAFIKLVEEGHLAHYVKEVGFLERHFDDWR
- a CDS encoding DinB family protein, with the protein product MELQEINRKLKETRDELLGILNGLNGDQLNKRKDSSWSISQVCQHLAKTEELYVVAIRKGLRSSEDSFIENKPLEFLLDRSKKLEAPDIAKPTDEILEKEEIVEQLNNSREKLNGLLNTLEDPSVLSRRHFIHPVFKEMLLIEWVRSLYIHEQRHIKQINEIIDGFKC
- a CDS encoding GNAT family N-acetyltransferase codes for the protein MLEIIKVPYEDKVVLNHLIQFYRYDSSEFDDHVLNNHGVYLYKYLDHQWTDHYRHPYFLKVDGELAGLALVLSNVPKEFVKVSTAEETNVISDFFIMRKFRNKGYGKQAAHKIFNEFKGTWEVRQTTKNTPANTFWNKVINDYTAGEYTEMIVDDEKWHGPIQVFQNP
- a CDS encoding HAD family phosphatase, translated to MKAFIFDMDGVIIDSEPIHFEIDVETMKYFGVTITPHELERFVGMTNPEMWSVLKQDYSLPQSVSEIIEYQLKLKIELIRSIDLAPIEGIQELIFDLKQNNISIGLASSSPISFIHEVLRKYNFFEYFDSIVSGEEVAKGKPAPDIYLEASNQLNIKPSECWVLEDSKHGIQAAKSAGMKCIGFINPNSGNQDLSRADTIINSIRDIKVTDLLLE
- a CDS encoding histidine phosphatase family protein translates to MKTYIYMVRHGESPKIEGNERTRGLTEKGKIDAHKITELLKDEGVDTFISSPYSRAVLTIEKLANFSGKEILVYEDLKEIIFSNEDKILPDKEVYPIVELMFTDPDFSLNGGESKSDCQIRSVAALKNILKEFKGHKIVLGTHGAVMTIMMGYFDSQYGYEFLMKTSKPDVYRMEFNDEELIDIKRLWT
- a CDS encoding VOC family protein, whose product is MENNRNPIEPMIGSIFIQVHDMKRAAYWYAKLLGDSVVLEPEEKIYSMKLDNLILLLDSHRSETFQPSEHPLFSFSTDDIEKSYEFLINNNVEIFGDIERFPDISFLTIRDSEGNLIMVVQENFKDQVR